A genomic window from Arvicola amphibius chromosome 5, mArvAmp1.2, whole genome shotgun sequence includes:
- the LOC121677192 gene encoding endogenous retrovirus group K member 5 Gag polyprotein-like: MEQGNSRQLFIHLIKDTLKARGAKVEQQQVQEFLEFVERLCPWFSKHRTLDADTWRRIGVKIQQHSNKHEPGKISVGAPSLWALIQDSLGLRPEGQKVFPPETVNSETKPSAPLEPLDADAFTELLDRDRFDPVEAEFEEEPTGYSNEKFSPPQIQTVNVKGQKPGDEIEEELKDLRGLVVSLSQKLESLQVSSQEGTPLPTVRAGLGPPGGPSVVQRLPRVWQALTVSHMSPLQASIKEAASRGEDVQGFQMFQVIEQRDAQGNVILVHVPILFKQLKELKMACSLYGPTAPFTTGLLEDIAIMILTPEDWKLIARACLSKKHYLLWKSEFMKQCKATAERNRTQQSSITFDMLAGEGVYQTTDKQLDFDPAVYAQVDRAAKMAWNRLPPTGTHTVHLSKIRQGPDELFQDFVSRLTEATSRLIGITEDRFIKVLAYENANAVCQAALRPHRTKGTISDYIRLCSDIGPSYTQGLAMAAALQGKTVKDILFQQRNQGLRQGRAVGSSGSCFGCGRVGHKVKQCPDERKRVGTKKEPGLCPKCKRGKHWANECRSKKDAHGNPLPGRGQRGLPQGPRSLVGGADNYPEACEQAGLEYMNNSGSITLEIPAVIAVTVMAVRPKSHLTQPSSCNWVCAMLVAA; encoded by the exons ATGGAGCAGGGTAATAGTAGACAGCTGTTTATACATTTGATTAAAGATactttaaaagccagaggagCTAAGGTGGAGCAGCAGCAAGTACAAGAGTTCCTAGAGTTCGTTGAGCGGCTGTGCCCATGGTTTTCCAAGCACAGGACCTTGGATGCAGACACATGGAGGAGAATTGGAGTGAAAATCCAACAGCATTCTAACAAGCACGAGCCTGGAAAGATCTCAGTTGGTGCTCCCAGTCTGTGGGCACTTATCCAGGACAGCTTGGGTTTGCGCCCTGAAGGGCAGAAGGTGTTTCCTCCTGAAACAGTTAACAGTGAGACAAAACCCTCGGCGCCGCTGGAGCCCCTGGATGCGGACGCCTTTACAGAATTGTTGGATCGTGATCGGTTTGATCCTGTTGAAGCTGAGTTTGAAGAAGAACCCACTGGGTACAGTAATGAGAAGTTTTCACCTCCCCAGATTCAGACTGTGAATGTCAAAGGGCAGAAACCTGGTGATGAGATTGAGGAGGAGCTGAAGGACTTGAGGGGTTTAGTAGTTTCCCTTTCACAAAAACTGGAGAGTCTGCAAGTCTCTTCTCAGGAGGGCACTCCTCTTCCTACTGTCAGGGCTGGATTAGGTCCGCCTGGAGGGCCATCTGTGGTGCAAAGACTTCCCAGAGTATGGCAAGCACTCACTGTTAGTCATATGTCTCCCCTGCAAGCTAGTATTAAAGAAGCAGCAAGCAGAGGGGAGGATGTGCAAGGGTTTCAGATGTTCCAAGTGATTGAGCAGCGAGATGCCCAGGGCAATGTTATTTTGGTGCATGTGCCGATTCTGTTTAAACAACTCAAGGAACTAAAAATGGCATGTTCTCTCTATGGGCCCACTGCACCCTTTACAACAGGTCTGCTTGAAGACATAGCTATAATGATCTTGACTCCTGAGGATTGGAAACTGATTGCCAGAGCTTGCCTGTCGAAAAAGCATTACCTATTGTGGAAAAGTGAATTTATGAAACAGTGTAAAGCCACAGCTGAAAGGAATCGGACCCAACAAAGTTCCATTACTTTTGATATGCTTGCCGGAGAAGGCGTTTATCAGACAACAGATAAGCAGTTAGATTTTGATCCTGCAGTGTATGCCCAGGTAGATAGGGCTGCCAAGATGGCCTGGAATCGGCTTCCGCCCACTGGGACGCACACCGTGCACTTGTCAAAAATAAGGCAAGGACCTGATGAATTATTTCAGGACTTTGTCTCCAGGTTGACAGAGGCAACAAGCAGGTTAATTGGGATTACAGAAGATAGATTTATCAAAGTGCTAGCCTACGAAAATGCTAATGCCGTCTGTCAGGCTGCTTTGAGACCTCATAGAACAAAGGGCACCATCTCTGATTATATTCGACTTTGCTCGGATATTGGGCCTTCATATACTCAGGGGTTAGCTATGGCTGCTGCATTACAGGGAAAAACAGTTAAGGATATTCTCTTCCAACAAAGAAATCAAGGTCTGAGACAAGGGAGAGCTGTGGGCTCTTCTGGAAGTTGCTTTGGGTGTGGCCGGGTAGGGCACAAGGTCAAGCAGTGTCCTGATGAGAGAAAACGTGTTGGGACAAAGAAGGAACCTGGATTGTGCCCAAAATGCAAGAGAGGAAAACATTGGgctaatgaatgtagatcaaagAAGGATGCCCATGGGAATCCACTGCCGGGAAGGGGGCAGAGGGGCCTGCCCCAGGGCCCGAGAAGTCTG GTGGGAGGTGCAGACAACTACCCAGAAGCTTGtgagcaagctggccttgagtACATG